A window from Drosophila yakuba strain Tai18E2 chromosome 3L, Prin_Dyak_Tai18E2_2.1, whole genome shotgun sequence encodes these proteins:
- the LOC6533279 gene encoding Down syndrome cell adhesion molecule-like protein Dscam2 isoform X2 has product MWISSRFYVILLLLNLDATCSEPFEAHLRGPGFVMEPPGRVEFSNSSGGWLDCSASGSPQPTVDWVHADGSAVTEIHGVRRVLRNGTLVLMPFAAAAYHQDVHNTIYRCIASNSVGRIVSRDVQVRAVVAQAYKVDVEVLSAARGCTAILRCVVPTFVKELVRVVSWVHEPAIYIYPSLQGDGKFHLLPTGELLIHNLQESDESQSFRCRSMHRLTRQVVVSSPTRLRINSHRGIISPSVVEHTAHVQVSQDEGAVLLCVAQGCPSPEYSWFTHNGAGPLPVLSGPRVRLLGPILAIEAVTGEDSGVYKCTAGNVGGEASAELRLTVATPIQVEISPNVLSVHMGGTAEFRCLVTSNGSPVGMQNILWYKDGRQLPSSGRVEDTLVVPRVSRENRGMYQCVVRRPEGDTFQATAELQLGDAPPVLLYSFIEQTLQPGPAVSLKCSAAGNPTPQISWTLDGFPLPSNGRFMIGQYITVHGDVISHVNISHVMVEDGGEYACNAENRAGRVQHAARLNIYGLPYIRLIPKVTAVSGETLNLKCPVAGYPIEEIHWERGGRELPDDIRQRVQPDGSLTISPVQKNSDSGVYTCWARNKQGHSARRSGEVTVIVPPSIEPFAFQEGLAEGMRTRTVCGVSRGDPPLKLTWLKDGDPLPDLLGANVTMLDQYSSLLSIPSLSATHSGEYTCVAKNPAAEIKYTALLQVKVPPRWIVEPVDANVERNRHIMLHCQAQGVPTPSIVWKKATGSKSGEYEEVRERPFTKLLGNGSLLLQHVKEDREGFYLCQANNGIGTGIGKVIQLKVNSSPYFSSTSRSVMVKKGDTALLQCAVSGDKPINIVWMRSGKNTLNPSTNYKISVKQEATPDGVSAELQIRTVDATDSGPYFCRASNLYGNDQQLVQLQVQEPPLPPSVLEAAMISSRSVNIKWQPKTLGTGDVTKYIVEFREADHSLPPALFVDQWQQIEVKDPPHFNAMIENLKPATRYAFRVIAEGSAGRSAPSQELIVRTEPQRPAGPPLSLSARPLSSTELLISWVAPLPELRHGDIQGYNVGYKLSSSGNTAYNFTSVSGDGDGGNGELLLSGLAKFARYTVVVQAFNQVGPGPLSEPTAAQTMEDVPSRPPEDVRCAALSSQSLQVSWQPPPIYHTNGLLQGYKLIFEPIIDDIQPSKDEVESRKTTALTMVLTGLRKYTNYSIQVLAHTRMGDGVVSKPLFCHSEEDVPEAPADIKVVSSSSQSLYISWLPPNEPNGVITKYSLYTRVVNGREELNNEKRSLPSQQAYYEAKGLHPHMEYQFWVTASTRVGEGKSSRVSSQITTNRIPARIISFGGPVVRPWRSTVTLPCTAVGKPKREWFKSDVALRQGGLHNSQLLDSGDLIISSLQLADGGNYSCQVDNGIGTDRLTHTLMVQVPPTAPVLYVTSATSSSILMHWKCGFTGNAPITGYTLFYRRANGNTDEMQLSRHASSHELKGLMCGSTYQIHLSAQNKVGTSPTSTILHVRTQGQSPGHPASTALLAPNSTSLLVRLHSWPDNGCPLLYFVLQYRAVTEDPDAEWVLVSNALKPQRRIVVNNLQPSTLYQLRMEAHNVAGISQAEFNFVTLTKDGDPPPPEIMHRGHGGQTNVIFANINLLIPTIAAVSGMFCTIIMIIVCYRHMLKNAPPLAEQSQIQKESLENRANSEAAQRERYYATIHKVSMQNNDKIPETSEDISPYATFQLSEAGGNMSQPHHGGPANTLLHSFMYHERALAEGCSSPPPAASKNRRRHSRKTEPESEESESDQDQLTSSRTESSNQHEGKIKHSIIYHGAQSSTSSDLSPMSEQKSLPRRGRSRYHHQQYQFSTNTTPRHHNSNKMNNNTTSNTNTTATNTTATPSTSSNSNKILSPRGGNLKSISSTFKSQDSIQCHIPTLVKSPSISTQQQKQFHKQQLQNSSNNSQHSSSNPNSSSLKQQQPLLITPKLHQLEANGQELLGLDGIGNSPLVACMPPSSQFRPIPHKSIMPAHEPPHHHNHNQQSHPHQQQQQHPGTLLNPSTAMLSSKFFTAPTLPK; this is encoded by the exons ATGCCACCTGCAGTGAACCGTTCGAAGCCCACCTGCGCGGTCCCGGATTCGTGATGGAGCCACCTGGTCGGGTGGAGTTCTCGAACTCCTCCGGCGGCTGGCTGGACTGCTCGGCCTCCGGAAGTCCGCAGCCGACGGTCGACTGGGTGCACGCGGATGGTTCGGCGGTGACCGAGATCCATGGGGTGCGACGTGTCCTGCGGAACGGGACGCTCGTCCTGATGCCGttcgccgccgccgcctaCCACCAGGATGTGCACAACACGATCTATCGCTGCATTGCCAGCAATTCGGTGGGTCGCATCGTCTCGCGGGACGTGCAAGTGAGGGCGG TTGTGGCCCAGGCCTACAAGGTGGACGTGGAGGTGCTGTCTGCCGCGCGGGGATGCACCGCCATTCTGCGCTGCGTGGTGCCCACGTTCGTCAAGGAATTGGTACGAGTGGTCTCGTGGGTTCATGAACCCGCTATCTACATCTATCCCTCGTTGCAAGGCG ATGGCAAATTCCACTTGCTGCCCACCGGCGAGCTGCTCATCCACAATCTGCAGGAGAGCGATGAGTCGCAGTCCTTCCGCTGCCGCAGCATGCACCGCCTCACCCGCCAGGTGGTCGTCAGTTCACCCACCCGACTGCGTATTAATT CGCATCGCGGCATCATTTCGCCCAGCGTGGTGGAGCACACGGCTCATGTGCAGGTGTCGCAGGACGAGGGCGCGGTGCTCCTGTGCGTCGCTCAGGGCTGTCCTTCGCCCGAATACAG CTGGTTCACCCACAATGGAGCCGGACCCCTGCCCGTACTAAGTGGTCCTCGTGTCCGACTGCTCGGTCCCATTCTGGCCATTGAGGCCGTGACTGGCGAGGATTCCGGCGTCTACAAGTGCACGGCCGGCAATGTGGGCGGCGAGGCTAGTGCCGAGCTCCGGCTCACGGTGGCCACGCCCATTCAAGTGGAAATCTCACCGAACGTACTCAGCGTTCATATGGGCGGCACCGCGGAGTTCCGGTGCCTGGTCACCAGCAACGGCAGCCCCGTGGGCATGCAGAATATCCTGTGGTACAAGGACGGCCGCCAGCTGCCCTCCTCGGGCCGCGTGGAGGACACGCTGGTGGTGCCACGGGTGAGTCGCGAGAACCGCGGCATGTACCAGTGCGTGGTGCGACGTCCCGAGGGCGATACGTTCCAGGCCACCGCCGAGCTGCAACTGGGAG ATGCGCCGCCCGTGCTCCTCTACAGCTTTATCGAGCAGACCCTGCAGCCAGGACCAGCTGTGAGCCTCAAGTGCTCCGCTGCCGGCAATCCTACGCCGCAAATTTCATGGACACTGGACGGATTTCCGCTGCCATCAAACGGAAG ATTTATGATCGGACAATACATCACCGTGCATGGCGATGTAATTAGTCATGTTAACATAAGCCACGTCATGGTCGAGGATGGTGGCGAGTACGCCTGCAACGCCGAGAATCGCGCAGGACGAGTGCAGCATGCGGCGCgcttgaatatttatg GCCTTCCATACATTCGACTAATACCGAAGGTAACTGCCGTCTCCGGCGAGACATTGAATCTGAAGTGCCCGGTGGCCGGCTATCCCATCGAGGAGATCCACTGGGAGCGTGGAGGACGCGAACTGCCGGATGACATACGTCAACGTGTCCAGCCGGACGGCTCGCTGACCATCAGTCCCGTGCAGAAGAACTCCGATTCCGGCGTCTATACGTGCTGGGCGAGGAACAAGCAGGGTCACAGTGCCCGGCGGAGTGGCGAGGTGACGGTCATAG TGCCGCCGAGCATAGAACCGTTCGCCTTCCAGGAGGGTTTGGCCGAGGGCATGCGGACGAGGACCGTCTGCGGGGTGTCCAGGGGCGATCCGCCGCTGAAGCTCACCTGGCTGAAGGACGGTGATCCGCTGCCCGACCTTTTGGGGGCCAATGTCACCATGCTAGACCAGTACAGCTCCCTGCTGAGCATTCCATCGCTGTCGGCCACGCATTCCGGCGAGTACACGTGCGTGGCCAAGAATCCGGCGGCCGAGATCAAGTATACGGCCCTCTTGCAGGTCAAAG TGCCACCTCGCTGGATCGTCGAGCCCGTGGACGCGAATGTGGAGCGCAATCGCCACATTATGCTGCACTGCCAGGCGCAGGGTGTGCCCACACCCAGCATCGTGTGGAAGAAGGCTACAG GCAGCAAATCGGGAGAGTACGAGGAAGTCCGCGAGCGTCCCTTCACCAAGCTCCTGGGCAATGGctccctgctgctgcagcacgTGAAGGAGGATCGCGAGGGCTTCTATCTGTGCCAGGCCAACAATGGCATCGGCACCGGCATCGGAAAGGTCATCCAGCTGAAAGTGAACT CCTCGCCGTACTTCTCGTCCACGTCGCGCTCCGTGATGGTGAAGAAGGGCGACACGGCGCTGCTTCAATGTGCCGTCAGTGGGGACAAGCCGATTAACATTGTTTGGATGCGCTCGGGCAAGAATACGCTGAATCCGTCAACCAATTACAA GATCTCGGTGAAGCAGGAGGCCACACCGGATGGCGTGTCCGCCGAGCTGCAAATCCGCACCGTGGACGCCACCGACAGTGGTCCGTACTTCTGTCGGGCCAGCAATCTGTATGGCAACGATCAGCAGCTGGTGCAGCTGCAGGTGCAGGAGCCACCACTGCCACCCAGTGTCCTGGAGGCGGCCATGATCAGCAGTCGTTCGGTGAACATCAAGTGGCAGCCCAAAACTCTGGGCACCGGCGATGTGACCAAGTACATCGTGGAGTTCCGCGAGGCAGATC ATTCTCTTCCACCAGCTTTGTTCGTGGACCAGTGGCAGCAGATCGAGGTCAAGGATCCGCCACACTTCAATGCCATGATCGAGAACCTTAAGCCGGCGACACGTTACGCTTTCCGTGTGATTGCCGAGGGCTCGGCCGGACGCAGTGCGCCCAGTCAGGAGCTGATTGTGCGCACGGAACCACAGCGCCCAGCAGGACCTCCGCTTAGCCTCTCCGCCAGACCTTTGTCCTCCACCGAGCTGCTCATCAGTTGGGTGGCTCCATTGCCGGAGCTGCGACATGGTGACATTCAGGGCTACAATGTGGGCTACAAGCTGTCCAGTTCGGGCAACACGGCATACAACttcacttccgtttccggcgatggcgatggtggcAATGGAGAGCTACTACTCAGCGGACTGGCCAAGTTCGCACGATACACCGTGGTGGTGCAGGCCTTCAATCAGGTTGGGCCAGGACCTCTTTCGGAACCCACCGCAGCTCAAACTATGGAAGATG TTCCTAGTCGGCCGCCAGAGGACGTGCGCTGTGCCGCCTTGTCCTCCCAATCGCTGCAGGTGTCCTGGCAACCACCGCCAATTTACCACACCAATGGACTGCTGCAGGGCTACAAGCTGATATTTGAGCCCATCATCGACGACATTCAGCCCAGCAAGGACGAAGTGGAGTCCAGGAAAACAACCGCACTTACCATGGTGCTGACAGGACTGCGAAAGTACACCAACTACAGCATTCAGGTGTTGGCACACACGCGTATGGGCGATGGCGTGGTATCGAAACCATTGTTTTGCCACAGCGAAGAGGATGTTCCCGAGGCACCGGCTGACATTAAAGTGGTGTCCAGTTCATCGCAATCCCTGTACATCTCTTGGCTGCCACCAAATGAGCCGAACGGCGTGATCACCAAGTACAGTCTATACACACGCGTGGTGAACGGTCGCGAGGAGCTGAACAATGAGAAGCGTAGTCTGCCCTCACAGCAGGCCTACTACGAAGCCAAGGGACTGCATCCGCATATGGAGTATCAGTTCTGGGTGACGGCCAGCACGCGAGTGGGCGAGGGCAAGAGTTCGCGAGTGTCCTCGCAAATAACCACGAATCGCATACCGGCTAGGATTATATCCTTCGGTGGCCCAGTGGTGCGTCCTTGGAGATCCACCGTTACTCTGCCATGCACGGCGGTCGGAAAACCCAAGCGGGAGTGGTTCAAATCGGATGTGGCACTGCGGCAAGGTGGACTGCACAACTCCCAGCTGTTGGACAGTGGCGATCTAATCATCTCCAGCCTGCAACTGGCGGATGGTGGCAACTACAGCTGTCAGGTGGACAACGGCATTGGAACGGATCGACTAACGCACACCCTTATGGTCCAAGTGCCACCTACAGCTCCCGTTCTCTATGTCACGAGTGCCACCTCGAGCAGCATCCTGATGCACTGGAAGTGCGGCTTCACGGGCAATGCACCCATCACCGGCTACACCTTGTTCTATCGGCGTGCCAATGGCAACACGGACGAGATGCAGTTGTCGCGTCATGCCTCCAGTCATGAGCTCAAGGGCCTGATGTGTGGCAGCACGTACCAGATCCATCTGAGTGCCCAGAACAAGGTGGGCACCTCGCCCACCAGCACCATTCTGCACGTGCGCACCCAGGGTCAGTCGCCTGGTCATCCGGCCTCCACCGCCCTTCTGGCCCCCAACTCGACCTCGCTGTTGGTCCGCTTGCACTCCTGGCCGGACAACGGGTGTCCTTTGCTCTACTTCGTCCTGCAGTACCGGGCGGTTACCGAGGATCCGGACGCGGAATGGGTGCTAG TTTCCAATGCCTTGAAGCCACAGCGTCGCATAGTGGTCAACAATCTGCAACCATCGACGCTCTATCAACTCCGCATGGAGGCGCACAATGTGGCTGGCATCTCGCAGGCGGAGTTCAACTTTGTGACCCTGACCAAGGATGGTGATCCACCGCCGCCGGAAATCATGCACCGTGGCCATGGTGGTCAAACCAATGTGATATTCGCCAATATAAACCTGCTCATTCCAACCATTGCGGCGGTATCGGGCATGTTCTGCACCATCATCATGATCATCGTTTGCTACAGACACA TGCTTAAAAATGCACCACCGCTCGCAGAGCAAAGTCAAATTCAAAAGGAATCACTCGAAAATCGAGCAAATTCAGAGGCTGCACAGCGGGAGCGGTATTATGCCACCATTCACAAGGTGTCCATGCAGAACAACGATAAGATTCCAG AAACCTCCGAGGACATCTCGCCGTACGCCACCTTCCAGCTGTCGGAGGCTGGGGGCAACATGTCGCAGCCGCACCATGGCGGACCGGCCAACACGCTGCTCCACTCGTTCATGTACCACGAGCGGGCCCTGGCCGAGGGCTGCTCGTCGCCACCACCAGCCGCG TCCAAGAACCGGAGGCGCCACTCCAGGAAGACGGAGCCGGAGAGTGAGGAGTCGGAATCGGACCAGGACCAGCTCACCTCCAGTCGCACCGAGTCCTCCAACCAGCACGAGGGCAAGATCAAGCACA GCATCATCTACCATGGAGCACAATCAAGCACCTCCTCCGATCTGTCACCAATGTCCGAACAGAAATCATTGCCCCGCCGCGGTCGCTCCAGGTATCATCATCAGCAATATCAGTTTTCCACCAATACCACACCGCGCcaccacaacagcaacaaaatgaacaacaacaccaccagcaacacGAACACCACAGCCACCAATACGACAGCCACACCATCGACATCGAGCAATTCGAACAAAATTCTATCGCCGCGCGGCGGAAATCTAAAATCCATATCGAGCACCTTCAAATCGCAAGACTCCATACAGTGCCACATACCCACATTGGTCAAGTCGCCATCGATCAGTAcacagcagcagaaacagttCCACAAGCAGCAGTTGCAGAATAGTAGTAACAATTCCCAGCATAGTAGCTCCAATCCGAACAGTAGTAGTTTGAAGCAACAGCAGCCCCTCCTGATCACCCCCAAGCTCCATCAGCTGGAGGCCAATGGCCAGGAGCTGTTGGGGCTGGACGGTATTGGTAATAGCCCGTTGGTAGCCTGCATGCCGCCCTCCTCACAGTTCCGCCCCATACCACACAAGTCCATAATGCCCGCGCATGAGCCACcgcaccaccacaaccacaaccagcAATCGCATcctcaccagcagcagcagcagcatccggGCACACTGCTCAATCCCTCGACGGCCATGCTCTCCTCCAAGTTCTTCACAGCGCCCACGCTGCCCAAATAG